A genomic segment from Nocardia cyriacigeorgica GUH-2 encodes:
- a CDS encoding recombinase family protein: MTTKKATTGKLSILRIAIYLRISQDRSGEGLGVARQEDDCRKLAEQIAAQAGAVAHIVPFTDNDISASAYTRKKRPEYRAMCDAIGRGEIDVVVAWHDTRLIRQMRELEDFIDLIDSRHVVVHFCKAGRWDLKTASGRMQARIGGVVAQHESELKSERIKAARVQQAQQGRFHGGIRPYGFESDGVTVRQAEAREIVRMYEQIVAGVSMRQIVRDLNTREIPTARARGPWTSVAVGGIIKNPRNAGHSVHNGQIVGKAVWPALVSEETWQAAVGVLRDPGRRTTPGNTPKWLGSGVYLCGVCGQAELRAGVSGSGRRPSYRCRSRETTGQGHVSRDAGQVDALVEETIVARLERPDALAQLSAGLDSGGEDIAALRLEQTALRQRLDSLADLFAAGDIDARQLSTASGTMKAKIAEIDAALAAAGMRSPLDELKGKDIRKAWFGTKEDRSDGLSLGSRRAIVDMLVTVTVLPAPKGRRVSGAYFDPEFIDIAWKQSLV, from the coding sequence ATGACCACCAAGAAGGCCACCACCGGCAAGCTCTCTATCCTTCGCATAGCCATCTACCTGCGCATATCCCAGGACCGGAGCGGCGAAGGGCTCGGCGTCGCGCGGCAGGAGGACGACTGCCGGAAGCTCGCAGAACAGATCGCAGCTCAGGCCGGAGCAGTGGCGCACATAGTGCCGTTCACCGATAACGACATCTCTGCGAGCGCGTACACCCGGAAGAAACGGCCCGAGTACCGGGCGATGTGCGATGCCATCGGGCGTGGAGAGATAGACGTGGTGGTCGCCTGGCACGACACGCGGCTCATCCGGCAGATGCGAGAGCTGGAGGACTTCATCGACCTCATCGACAGCCGCCACGTCGTAGTTCACTTCTGCAAGGCCGGGCGGTGGGACCTGAAGACTGCGAGCGGGCGAATGCAAGCCCGGATCGGCGGCGTGGTGGCACAGCACGAGAGCGAACTGAAGTCCGAGCGGATCAAGGCGGCGAGAGTGCAGCAGGCACAACAGGGAAGGTTCCACGGCGGTATCCGGCCGTACGGGTTCGAATCGGACGGCGTGACGGTGCGGCAAGCGGAAGCACGGGAGATCGTCCGCATGTACGAGCAGATCGTCGCCGGGGTGTCCATGCGCCAGATCGTCCGGGACCTCAACACACGGGAGATTCCCACGGCGCGGGCACGCGGCCCTTGGACCTCCGTAGCGGTGGGCGGCATCATCAAGAACCCGCGTAATGCCGGGCACAGCGTGCACAACGGGCAGATCGTGGGTAAGGCCGTGTGGCCCGCGCTGGTGAGCGAGGAGACATGGCAGGCGGCGGTTGGCGTGCTCCGTGATCCGGGGCGGCGCACCACACCGGGAAACACCCCGAAGTGGTTGGGGTCCGGCGTCTACCTCTGCGGCGTGTGTGGACAGGCGGAGCTGCGGGCCGGGGTGTCCGGGAGCGGACGCAGACCGTCCTACCGCTGCCGGAGCAGGGAGACCACCGGTCAAGGGCACGTGAGCCGCGATGCGGGGCAGGTGGATGCGTTGGTGGAGGAGACCATCGTCGCCCGGTTGGAGCGGCCCGATGCCCTGGCGCAGCTCTCCGCCGGGCTGGACTCCGGCGGTGAGGATATCGCCGCCCTCCGGCTGGAACAGACGGCGCTACGACAGCGCCTCGACTCGCTGGCCGATCTGTTCGCCGCCGGAGACATCGACGCGCGCCAGTTGTCCACGGCGAGCGGGACGATGAAGGCGAAGATCGCGGAGATAGACGCGGCACTGGCGGCGGCCGGTATGCGCTCCCCGCTGGATGAGTTGAAGGGCAAGGACATCCGTAAGGCGTGGTTCGGGACGAAGGAGGACCGCAGCGACGGTCTGAGTCTCGGCTCACGCCGCGCCATCGTGGACATGCTGGTGACCGTGACAGTGCTCCCCGCGCCGAAGGGGCGGCGGGTCTCCGGTGCGTACTTCGATCCGGAGTTCATCGACATAGCGTGGAAGCAGAGCCTCGTCTAG
- a CDS encoding type II secretion system F family protein produces the protein MGSPAAIASMLLAVALLLLPGRLVVTRRLRPAAQPETKRRFARSGRGRAVDPLAAASVFDLLAACLRAGMPIASAVHAVVPGAPAVLAEPLRRAADLLALGADAATAWERAAQEATDASGEIAALARLARRSARSGSSLAVAVGELAEQRRGAVEDAAAARAERAGVLIGGPLGLCFLPAFICLGIVPVIIGLAGRVLGGGLL, from the coding sequence ATGGGATCGCCCGCTGCGATCGCTTCGATGCTGTTGGCCGTCGCACTGTTGCTGCTACCGGGGCGGCTGGTCGTCACTCGCCGGCTGCGCCCGGCAGCGCAGCCCGAGACGAAGCGCCGGTTTGCCCGCTCCGGGCGCGGACGCGCAGTCGACCCACTGGCGGCGGCCTCGGTCTTCGATCTGCTGGCGGCCTGCCTGCGTGCGGGCATGCCGATCGCCTCGGCGGTGCACGCGGTGGTACCCGGCGCACCGGCCGTGCTGGCCGAACCGCTGCGCCGGGCCGCCGATCTGCTGGCCCTCGGTGCCGATGCGGCGACGGCGTGGGAGCGGGCAGCGCAGGAGGCGACCGACGCGTCCGGGGAGATCGCGGCGCTGGCGCGGCTGGCGCGGCGCTCGGCGCGCTCGGGGTCGTCGCTGGCGGTGGCCGTGGGCGAGCTGGCCGAACAGCGCCGCGGTGCCGTGGAGGATGCGGCCGCGGCGCGGGCCGAACGGGCCGGAGTGCTGATCGGCGGCCCGCTCGGGCTGTGCTTCCTGCCGGCGTTCATCTGCCTCGGCATCGTCCCGGTGATCATCGGCCTCGCCGGCCGCGTGCTCGGTGGTGGGCTGCTCTGA
- a CDS encoding DUF4244 domain-containing protein: MRAAGAVMRARLYHLMADDQGMSTAEYAIGTIAAAAFGAVLYAVVTGDSIVDALTKIIDRALNTNV; the protein is encoded by the coding sequence ATGCGTGCGGCGGGTGCGGTGATGCGGGCCCGGCTCTACCACCTGATGGCCGACGACCAGGGCATGAGCACCGCGGAATACGCCATCGGCACGATCGCCGCTGCGGCCTTCGGCGCCGTGCTGTACGCGGTGGTAACGGGGGACAGCATCGTCGACGCGTTGACCAAGATCATCGATCGCGCACTCAACACCAACGTCTAG
- a CDS encoding TadE family type IV pilus minor pilin codes for MHGRRWSAPILGDDTGAVTVEAAIALAAIVVAVVACIGALLAASTQVRCIDAAREAARLTARGDSTGAIPAARAIAPPGAEIVVRRDGTRILATVTAGTPLLPLLELRAEAVAAPEPGAES; via the coding sequence ATGCACGGGCGGCGTTGGAGCGCACCGATTCTCGGTGACGACACCGGCGCTGTCACGGTCGAGGCGGCGATCGCTTTGGCGGCGATCGTCGTGGCCGTAGTCGCCTGCATCGGCGCACTCCTGGCGGCCTCGACCCAGGTGCGCTGCATCGATGCTGCCCGTGAGGCCGCCCGCCTCACCGCCCGGGGCGACTCTACGGGCGCCATACCGGCCGCCCGCGCCATCGCCCCGCCGGGCGCCGAGATCGTCGTCCGCCGCGACGGCACGCGGATCCTTGCCACCGTCACCGCCGGGACGCCACTGTTGCCACTGCTGGAACTACGGGCCGAAGCCGTCGCGGCTCCGGAACCGGGTGCCGAATCATGA
- a CDS encoding Rv3654c family TadE-like protein translates to MSGREPRFRAGRARAPQSLRGEAGAATVFAALALAGLLGLTVLVGQVGAAVVARHRAQAAADLAALAAAGALVYGAAEACAEGGEIARRMRMTIRGCEVAEWDVVVTVEGKVPMGLLGDRTVRARARAGPVEELP, encoded by the coding sequence ATGAGCGGGCGTGAACCCCGATTCCGGGCGGGCCGCGCGCGAGCACCGCAGTCCCTGCGGGGCGAAGCCGGGGCCGCGACGGTCTTCGCTGCGCTGGCGCTGGCCGGCCTACTGGGGCTGACGGTGTTGGTGGGACAGGTCGGCGCGGCCGTCGTGGCTCGGCATCGGGCGCAGGCGGCGGCTGATCTGGCTGCCCTGGCGGCGGCCGGTGCCCTGGTCTACGGAGCGGCGGAGGCCTGTGCGGAAGGGGGTGAGATCGCGCGCCGGATGCGGATGACGATTCGCGGGTGCGAGGTCGCGGAGTGGGACGTCGTAGTAACCGTGGAAGGAAAAGTACCAATGGGTCTGCTGGGCGACCGAACAGTACGTGCGAGAGCACGCGCGGGACCGGTCGAAGAACTCCCGTGA
- a CDS encoding DEAD/DEAH box helicase, whose product MLNRVRTQGAERDSRLTHVAELPARAARVVDWPAWVRPEVVAALGGIGITAPWSHQVSTAEFAAGGRHVVVATGTASGKSLGYQLPVLSDLLDDPKATALYIAPTKALGADQLRAIGELTHDGPLRDIHAATYDGDTPGEIRQWVRANARWIFTNPDMLHVGMLRSHKRWARVLRRLRYVVVDECHAYRGVFGSHVALVLRRLRRLAAHYGADPVFVLCSATTADPADAASRLVGAPCVAVTEDGSPRGARTVALWEPPLLTAVTGENGAPVRRAANSEAARIMADLVVEGARTLTFVRSRRGAEVAAMEARRLLAEVDPDLVERVAAYRGGYLPEDRRELEAAISDGTLLAAATTNALELGVDIAGLDAVVMSGFPGTVASFWQQAGRAGRRTQGSLVLLVARDDPLDTYLVHHPEALLDKPVEATITDPTNPYVLGPQLLCAALELPLTSREADELGAGPVLADLAGQGLIRRRENGSPDTARWYVTADTQPHDAVDVRGGIGAPVAIVDGESGRLLGTADAGRAMATLHAGAVHLHQGETYVVDELDLDGGVAFVHAGDPGWTTSARQTTSLTIDAILDRRAYGSVTTASAQVTVTSQVVGYLRTLPTGEVLDLVELDLPPQTLPTKAVLYTVTPELLERAGIPAARVPGALHAAEHAAIGLLPLVATCDRWDIGGVSIAGHPDTGLPTVFVYDGQPGGAGFADRGFAQLERWLTATLATIDTCTCTAGCPSCVQSPKCGNGNSPLDKTGAARLLTAVLAELRSAQVTAAHPNGDPAAPEA is encoded by the coding sequence TTGCTGAATCGTGTCCGAACGCAGGGCGCCGAGAGGGACTCCCGGCTGACCCACGTGGCCGAACTGCCGGCCCGGGCGGCCCGCGTCGTCGACTGGCCCGCGTGGGTGCGCCCGGAAGTCGTGGCCGCGCTCGGCGGCATCGGCATCACCGCGCCGTGGTCGCATCAGGTGAGCACTGCCGAATTCGCCGCCGGCGGGCGGCACGTGGTGGTGGCGACCGGCACCGCGTCCGGGAAATCGCTGGGATATCAGCTGCCGGTGCTGAGCGACCTGCTCGACGATCCCAAGGCCACCGCGCTCTATATAGCGCCGACCAAGGCGCTGGGCGCCGATCAGCTGCGGGCCATCGGCGAACTCACCCACGACGGCCCGCTGCGCGATATCCACGCCGCGACCTATGACGGCGATACGCCCGGCGAGATCCGGCAGTGGGTGCGGGCCAACGCCCGGTGGATCTTCACCAACCCGGACATGCTGCACGTGGGCATGCTGCGCTCGCACAAGCGCTGGGCCAGGGTGCTGCGCAGGCTGCGCTATGTGGTGGTCGACGAATGCCACGCCTACCGCGGCGTCTTCGGCTCGCATGTGGCGCTGGTGCTGCGCCGGTTGCGGCGACTGGCGGCCCACTACGGCGCCGATCCGGTGTTCGTGCTGTGCTCGGCCACTACCGCCGATCCCGCCGACGCGGCGTCGCGGCTGGTCGGCGCGCCGTGCGTGGCCGTGACCGAGGACGGCTCGCCGCGCGGTGCCCGCACGGTCGCGCTGTGGGAGCCGCCGCTGCTGACCGCCGTGACCGGCGAAAACGGGGCGCCGGTGCGGCGGGCCGCGAACTCGGAGGCCGCCCGGATCATGGCCGATCTGGTGGTCGAGGGCGCGCGCACGCTCACCTTCGTCCGGTCCCGTCGCGGCGCCGAAGTGGCGGCGATGGAAGCCCGCCGACTGCTGGCCGAGGTCGATCCGGACCTGGTCGAGCGGGTGGCGGCCTACCGCGGCGGGTACCTGCCCGAGGACCGGCGCGAGCTGGAGGCCGCCATCTCCGACGGGACGCTACTGGCCGCGGCCACCACCAACGCACTCGAACTCGGTGTCGATATCGCCGGGCTGGACGCCGTGGTGATGTCCGGATTTCCCGGCACGGTGGCCTCGTTCTGGCAGCAGGCCGGACGTGCGGGCAGGCGAACCCAGGGCTCGCTGGTCCTGCTGGTGGCCCGCGACGATCCGCTCGATACCTACCTGGTCCATCACCCCGAAGCGCTGCTCGACAAGCCGGTCGAGGCCACCATCACCGATCCGACCAACCCGTACGTGCTCGGTCCACAGCTGCTGTGCGCGGCGCTCGAACTGCCGCTGACCAGCCGCGAAGCCGATGAGCTCGGCGCGGGCCCAGTGCTGGCCGATCTCGCTGGTCAGGGGCTGATCCGGCGCCGCGAGAACGGCAGCCCGGATACCGCGCGGTGGTACGTCACCGCTGATACGCAGCCGCATGACGCGGTGGACGTCCGCGGCGGGATCGGCGCGCCCGTCGCGATCGTCGACGGCGAGTCCGGCAGGCTGCTCGGCACCGCGGACGCCGGCCGCGCCATGGCGACCCTGCACGCGGGTGCGGTCCACCTGCATCAAGGCGAGACCTACGTGGTGGACGAACTCGACCTCGACGGCGGGGTCGCCTTCGTCCACGCCGGCGACCCCGGCTGGACCACCAGCGCGCGCCAGACCACCTCGCTCACCATCGACGCGATCCTCGACCGGCGCGCGTACGGTTCTGTCACCACCGCGTCGGCGCAGGTCACCGTGACCAGCCAGGTGGTCGGGTATCTGCGCACCCTGCCCACCGGCGAGGTCCTCGACCTGGTGGAACTCGACCTGCCGCCGCAGACCCTGCCCACCAAAGCCGTGCTGTACACCGTCACGCCCGAACTGCTCGAGCGCGCCGGCATACCTGCGGCGCGGGTCCCCGGCGCCCTGCACGCGGCCGAGCACGCCGCCATCGGTCTGCTGCCGCTGGTGGCTACCTGCGACCGCTGGGACATCGGCGGCGTCTCGATCGCCGGGCACCCGGATACCGGACTGCCGACCGTGTTCGTCTACGACGGCCAGCCGGGCGGCGCCGGGTTCGCCGACCGGGGCTTTGCCCAGCTCGAGCGCTGGTTGACCGCGACGCTGGCGACCATCGACACGTGCACGTGCACGGCGGGCTGCCCGTCCTGCGTGCAGTCACCCAAGTGCGGTAACGGCAACAGCCCGCTGGACAAGACCGGCGCGGCCAGACTGCTGACCGCCGTGCTGGCCGAGCTGCGATCGGCGCAGGTGACGGCCGCCCACCCGAACGGTGACCCCGCCGCGCCCGAGGCGTGA
- a CDS encoding cold-shock protein produces the protein MAQGTVKWFNAEKGFGFIAPEDGSADVFVHYSEIQGSGFRTLEENQKVEFEVGQGTKGPQATGVRALS, from the coding sequence ATGGCACAGGGAACTGTGAAGTGGTTCAACGCGGAGAAGGGGTTCGGCTTCATCGCGCCCGAGGACGGCTCCGCTGACGTCTTCGTCCACTACTCCGAGATCCAGGGTTCGGGCTTCCGCACCCTCGAGGAGAACCAGAAGGTCGAGTTCGAGGTCGGCCAGGGCACCAAGGGCCCGCAGGCCACCGGAGTTCGCGCGCTCAGCTGA
- the topA gene encoding type I DNA topoisomerase encodes MIVESPTKARKIAPYLGRNYTVEASVGHIRDLPRGAADVPAKYKGQPWARLGVDVDHDFEPIYVVSPDKKGKVTELKSLLKDADELYLATDPDREGEAIAWHLLETLKPKIPVRRMVFHEITEPAIQAAAADTRDLDSDLVDAQETRRILDRLYGYEVSPVLWKKVMPRLSAGRVQSVATRVIVRRERERMAFRSAEYWDIAAKLDAGETGEVGNPRTFGARLVNVDGARVASGRDFGSDGQLKADSGVVVLDEAYARRLAEALDGADLVVSSAEAKPYSRKPYAPFMTSTLQQEAGRKLRFTSERTMRVAQRLYENGYITYMRTDSTTLSQSAINAARSQATQLYGAEYVHPTARQYNRKVKNAQEAHEAIRPAGDTFATPGELHARLDNDEFRLYELIWQRTVASQMADAKGTTLTLRITGVAGTGEECVFSASGRTITFPGFLKAYVESVDEEAGGQSDDAESRLPALAEGQGVTAVELNPDGHSTNPPARYTEASLIKALEELGIGRPSTYSSIIKTILDRGYVYKRGSALVPSWVAFAVVGLLEEHFGRLVDFDFTAAMEDDLDAIAGGREQRGNWLSSFYFGGDHGADGSVARSGGLKKMVGDRLDDIDAREVNSIKLFTDAENRDVVVRVGRYGPYLERMVTNPDDPEGDSISQRANLPDDLPPDELTPEVAEKLFATPQEGRSLGTDPATGHEIVAKEGRFGPYVTEILPEPAEEPAPAKKTAKKAAAPKPRTGSLFKSMDLATITLDDALKLLSLPRVVGTDPASGEEITAQNGRYGPYLKKGTDSRSLADEDQIFNITLDEALKIYAEPKRRGRQAASAAPLRELGNDPASGKPMVIKDGRFGPYVTDGETNASLRKGDEVESITDERAAELLADRRARGPVKKAAKKTTKKAAAKKTAAKSTAAKKTAAKKTPAKKAPAKKSAAKAVSD; translated from the coding sequence GTGATCGTCGAGTCCCCGACTAAGGCCCGCAAAATCGCGCCCTATCTGGGTCGCAATTACACGGTGGAGGCTTCTGTCGGTCATATCCGCGACCTGCCGCGTGGCGCGGCGGATGTGCCCGCCAAGTACAAGGGCCAGCCCTGGGCGCGTCTCGGCGTCGACGTCGATCACGATTTCGAGCCGATCTATGTCGTCAGCCCGGATAAGAAGGGCAAGGTCACCGAGCTCAAGAGCCTGCTCAAGGACGCCGACGAGCTCTATCTGGCCACCGACCCCGACCGCGAGGGCGAGGCCATCGCCTGGCACCTGCTGGAAACCCTCAAGCCGAAGATTCCGGTCCGGCGAATGGTGTTCCACGAGATCACCGAGCCCGCCATTCAGGCCGCGGCCGCCGACACCCGGGATCTGGACAGCGACCTGGTCGATGCGCAGGAGACCCGCCGCATCCTGGACCGGCTCTACGGCTACGAAGTCAGCCCGGTTTTGTGGAAGAAGGTCATGCCGCGGTTGTCGGCGGGCCGGGTGCAGTCCGTGGCGACCAGGGTGATCGTTCGCCGCGAGCGCGAGCGGATGGCGTTCCGGTCGGCCGAGTACTGGGATATCGCCGCCAAGCTGGACGCGGGCGAGACCGGCGAGGTGGGCAACCCGCGCACCTTCGGCGCCCGGCTGGTCAATGTCGACGGTGCCCGCGTTGCCTCCGGCCGCGATTTCGGTTCCGACGGCCAGCTGAAGGCCGACTCGGGTGTGGTCGTGCTGGACGAGGCCTACGCGCGGCGGCTCGCCGAAGCGCTCGACGGCGCCGACCTGGTGGTTTCCTCCGCCGAAGCCAAGCCGTACTCGCGCAAGCCGTACGCGCCGTTCATGACCTCCACGCTGCAACAGGAGGCCGGCCGCAAGCTGCGGTTCACCTCCGAACGCACCATGCGGGTGGCGCAGCGGCTGTACGAGAACGGCTACATCACCTACATGCGTACCGACTCGACCACGCTGTCGCAGTCGGCCATCAACGCGGCCCGCTCGCAGGCCACCCAGCTCTACGGTGCCGAATACGTGCATCCGACGGCCCGCCAGTACAACCGCAAGGTCAAGAACGCGCAGGAAGCGCACGAGGCGATCCGCCCGGCCGGCGATACCTTCGCCACCCCGGGTGAGCTGCACGCCCGCCTCGACAACGACGAGTTCCGGCTCTACGAGCTGATCTGGCAGCGCACCGTCGCCTCGCAGATGGCCGACGCCAAGGGCACCACGCTCACGCTGCGGATCACCGGCGTCGCGGGCACCGGCGAGGAATGCGTGTTCTCCGCTTCCGGCCGCACCATCACCTTCCCCGGCTTCCTCAAGGCCTATGTCGAGAGTGTGGACGAGGAGGCGGGCGGCCAATCCGACGACGCCGAATCACGCCTGCCCGCCCTCGCCGAGGGCCAGGGCGTCACCGCGGTCGAGTTGAACCCGGACGGGCACAGCACCAATCCGCCCGCCCGCTACACCGAAGCCTCGCTGATCAAGGCCTTGGAAGAACTCGGCATCGGCCGTCCGTCCACGTATTCCTCGATCATCAAGACGATCCTGGACCGCGGTTACGTCTACAAGCGCGGTAGTGCGCTGGTGCCGTCGTGGGTGGCGTTCGCGGTGGTCGGCCTGCTCGAGGAGCACTTCGGCCGGCTGGTCGACTTCGACTTCACCGCGGCCATGGAAGACGATCTCGACGCCATCGCCGGCGGTCGCGAGCAGCGCGGAAACTGGTTGTCCAGCTTCTATTTCGGCGGCGATCACGGTGCCGACGGCTCCGTCGCGCGCTCGGGTGGACTGAAGAAGATGGTCGGCGATCGGCTCGACGACATCGATGCCCGCGAGGTCAACTCGATCAAGCTGTTCACCGATGCCGAAAACCGTGACGTGGTGGTGCGAGTCGGCCGTTACGGCCCGTACCTGGAGCGGATGGTCACCAATCCCGATGATCCGGAAGGTGATTCGATCTCGCAGCGGGCCAACCTGCCCGACGATCTGCCGCCCGACGAGCTGACGCCCGAGGTTGCCGAGAAGCTGTTCGCGACGCCGCAAGAAGGCCGGTCGTTGGGCACCGATCCGGCCACCGGGCACGAAATCGTCGCCAAGGAAGGACGTTTCGGCCCATACGTCACCGAGATCTTGCCGGAACCTGCCGAAGAGCCCGCACCGGCGAAGAAGACCGCGAAGAAGGCGGCGGCCCCGAAGCCGCGCACCGGATCGCTGTTCAAATCCATGGATCTGGCCACCATCACCCTCGACGACGCGCTGAAACTGCTGTCGCTGCCGCGGGTGGTCGGCACCGATCCGGCCTCCGGTGAGGAGATCACCGCCCAGAACGGGCGGTACGGGCCGTACCTGAAGAAGGGCACCGACTCCCGTTCGCTGGCCGACGAGGACCAGATTTTCAACATCACGCTCGACGAGGCTTTGAAGATCTACGCCGAGCCCAAACGCCGTGGCAGGCAGGCCGCCAGCGCCGCACCGTTGCGCGAACTCGGCAACGATCCGGCCAGCGGTAAGCCGATGGTGATCAAGGACGGACGCTTCGGCCCCTACGTCACCGACGGTGAGACCAATGCCAGCCTGCGCAAGGGCGACGAGGTCGAGTCGATCACCGACGAGCGGGCGGCCGAGCTGCTGGCCGATCGCCGCGCGCGTGGGCCGGTGAAGAAGGCGGCGAAGAAGACCACCAAGAAGGCGGCCGCGAAGAAGACCGCCGCCAAGTCCACCGCCGCGAAGAAGACGGCGGCGAAGAAGACCCCTGCCAAGAAGGCGCCGGCTAAGAAGTCTGCGGCTAAGGCGGTTTCGGACTAG
- a CDS encoding DNA polymerase III subunit delta', which yields MAGVFDRLVGQDAVESELTAAAIAARAGSVEGAMTHSWLFTGPPGSGRSVAALCFAAALQCTDPGTPGCGHCHACTTTMAGTHGDVRRVIPEGLSISTKEMREIVQIAARRPSTGRWQVVLIEDADRLTEAAGNVLLKVVEEPPDRTVFLLCAPSVDPEDISVTLRSRCRHVHLVTPSVPAIAQVLRDRDQLDPETAEWAASVSGGHVGRARRLATDAEAREHRKRALALVSAVSRPGAAYAAADDLVKAADDEAKQMSADRDEREREELATAMGAGGTGKGAASATRGSAGVLKDLERRQKSRATRTGRDALDRALIDVAGVYRDALAVRFAAGTAAGRSRRKPSADGVTLTHPDLADQITDLADRVPPEGLLRSLEAVLACREALDLNVKPRFALAAMVAALIAAQSG from the coding sequence GTGGCGGGTGTCTTCGATCGGTTGGTCGGCCAGGATGCGGTCGAATCCGAGCTGACGGCTGCCGCGATCGCCGCGCGCGCCGGGTCCGTCGAGGGCGCGATGACGCATTCGTGGCTGTTCACCGGACCACCCGGTTCGGGCCGATCGGTCGCCGCCCTGTGTTTCGCCGCTGCGCTCCAATGCACCGATCCGGGCACGCCCGGCTGCGGCCACTGCCATGCCTGCACCACCACCATGGCAGGCACCCACGGTGACGTGCGCCGCGTCATTCCCGAAGGCTTGAGCATCAGCACCAAGGAGATGCGCGAGATCGTGCAGATCGCCGCGCGCCGCCCCAGTACCGGCCGCTGGCAGGTGGTGCTGATCGAAGACGCCGACCGGCTCACCGAAGCCGCGGGCAACGTGCTGCTCAAGGTGGTGGAGGAACCGCCGGACCGCACGGTGTTCCTGCTGTGCGCGCCCTCGGTGGATCCCGAGGACATCTCGGTCACCCTGCGGTCGCGGTGCAGGCACGTCCATCTGGTTACGCCCTCGGTGCCCGCGATCGCGCAGGTCCTGCGTGACCGCGACCAGCTCGATCCGGAGACCGCCGAATGGGCAGCCTCGGTCAGCGGTGGCCATGTGGGCCGCGCTCGTCGCCTCGCCACCGACGCCGAGGCCCGTGAACACCGCAAGCGCGCCCTCGCCCTGGTCTCCGCGGTGTCGCGGCCCGGCGCCGCCTACGCCGCCGCCGACGACCTGGTGAAGGCCGCCGACGACGAAGCCAAGCAGATGAGCGCCGACCGCGACGAGCGCGAACGCGAAGAACTCGCCACCGCCATGGGCGCGGGCGGCACCGGTAAGGGCGCCGCGAGCGCCACCCGCGGTTCGGCCGGTGTCCTGAAAGACCTCGAACGCCGTCAGAAATCCCGCGCCACCCGCACCGGCCGCGATGCCCTCGACCGCGCCCTGATCGACGTCGCCGGCGTCTACCGCGACGCCCTCGCCGTCCGCTTCGCCGCCGGAACCGCTGCGGGCCGTTCCCGCCGCAAACCCAGCGCCGACGGCGTCACCCTCACCCACCCCGACCTGGCCGACCAGATCACCGACCTGGCCGACCGCGTCCCGCCCGAGGGCCTGCTCCGCTCCCTCGAAGCCGTCCTGGCCTGCCGCGAAGCCCTCGACCTCAACGTCAAACCCCGCTTCGCCCTCGCAGCCATGGTCGCCGCGCTCATCGCGGCCCAGTCCGGCTAG